In one window of Leptospira sp. GIMC2001 DNA:
- a CDS encoding phosphopantothenoylcysteine decarboxylase domain-containing protein, with product MPISKIIITSGPTREWIDPVRYISNASSGKMGFNLATQAKKICNNVVYISGGTEDRYKVVDQVKNVSVVTTVDLLDAVSSEIMDDTLLIMAAAPADYRPRNPSDRKLKKNPSNGEMVLELIENPDILKTITKQKMELGLEKFYMLGFSAETESLETNAVHKLQSKGLDWIAGNLVGKEIGFGEVESTIHLFSKDGSKKIIGPGDKEFLALEIIKFLQSEISKNL from the coding sequence TTGCCTATTAGCAAAATCATCATTACGAGTGGTCCTACTAGAGAATGGATAGATCCTGTTCGCTATATATCCAATGCTTCAAGTGGGAAAATGGGATTCAATCTTGCTACCCAAGCAAAAAAAATCTGTAATAACGTCGTATACATTTCCGGTGGAACGGAAGATCGATACAAAGTAGTCGATCAAGTGAAAAATGTTTCAGTGGTAACCACAGTAGATTTGTTAGACGCTGTGAGTTCTGAGATTATGGATGATACTTTATTGATTATGGCAGCTGCTCCAGCCGACTATCGTCCGCGGAATCCAAGTGATCGCAAGCTTAAGAAGAATCCATCAAATGGAGAAATGGTTCTTGAATTGATAGAAAATCCAGATATTCTGAAAACTATAACAAAGCAAAAAATGGAATTGGGTTTGGAAAAATTTTACATGCTAGGTTTCTCGGCAGAGACAGAATCTTTAGAAACCAATGCGGTTCATAAGTTACAATCAAAAGGTCTTGACTGGATCGCTGGTAATTTAGTTGGAAAAGAAATTGGATTTGGTGAAGTCGAGTCTACCATTCACTTATTTAGCAAAGACGGAAGTAAGAAAATAATTGGACCTGGCGATAAAGAATTTCTTGCATTAGAGATAATAAAATTTCTTCAATCCGAGATCTCTAAGAATCTTTAG
- a CDS encoding enoyl-CoA hydratase/isomerase family protein, whose protein sequence is MALIEIETKTVPTGEILYLFLNNPLTKNSMTWEMGELFEKNMKLLSQSKKPPRAIVISGRNEIFSAGGDLNLLKSFSKKSFSENRKGMRKFYNFFLSVRNVPIPIVCAANGHAIGAGLAITLACDLRVYANEGKYSFNFVKLGIHPGMGSSYTTQELIGKSRANRLLFLAETLSGKEAAEWGLCDYSVSKKDVLSKAEELAISLSEAAPMALRELKENTYSDDALQAALKKESEAQAKNFISDDFKETIRSIEEKRKPVFLGI, encoded by the coding sequence ATGGCATTGATTGAAATTGAGACTAAGACCGTTCCTACAGGTGAAATCTTATATTTATTTCTAAACAACCCTCTTACAAAGAACTCAATGACTTGGGAGATGGGTGAGCTTTTTGAAAAAAATATGAAACTTCTTTCGCAATCCAAGAAACCTCCAAGGGCGATTGTAATTTCGGGTCGTAATGAAATCTTTTCTGCTGGTGGTGATTTGAACCTTCTCAAAAGTTTTTCTAAAAAATCTTTCTCTGAGAACCGCAAAGGAATGAGGAAATTCTATAATTTCTTTTTATCAGTACGAAATGTACCAATTCCAATTGTTTGTGCGGCAAATGGACATGCTATCGGTGCAGGGCTTGCAATCACACTCGCTTGTGATCTAAGAGTTTATGCAAATGAAGGCAAATATAGTTTTAATTTTGTAAAGTTAGGTATTCATCCTGGAATGGGAAGTTCCTATACAACTCAAGAATTGATTGGCAAGTCACGTGCCAATCGTTTACTGTTCCTCGCGGAGACTCTTTCAGGAAAAGAAGCCGCAGAATGGGGATTATGTGATTATTCTGTATCCAAGAAAGATGTTCTGTCTAAGGCAGAAGAACTTGCAATCTCACTTTCTGAAGCAGCACCCATGGCGCTTAGAGAATTGAAAGAAAATACGTATTCTGACGATGCTTTGCAAGCAGCCCTAAAAAAAGAATCAGAAGCTCAAGCAAAGAATTTCATTAGCGACGATTTCAAAGAAACCATTCGCTCAATAGAAGAGAAGCGGAAACCTGTGTTTTTAGGAATTTGA
- a CDS encoding class I SAM-dependent methyltransferase produces the protein MVENRSPFQGLINVIYFNWHYYLILIIMLIAIYITNFIFQFIDNSDLILLTCILASPVVVSLAVTFYVYDLSDLYELNWLENKNITENSKILIVHAGLDEISQSIEKKFPEAIVEVCDFYDPNLHTEISIRRARKRYPPNPKTISISSRNIPFSNQSMDVILVFLSAHEIRNNKERIDFLMELRRVLKRDGRIYLTEHLRDIPNFIAYTIGFLHFHSRDTWRNNFLTSDLSLIQEIKNTIFISTFILGKNAN, from the coding sequence ATGGTAGAAAATCGAAGTCCTTTTCAAGGATTAATCAATGTTATCTATTTCAATTGGCATTATTATTTAATATTGATTATAATGCTTATTGCTATTTATATCACAAATTTCATTTTCCAGTTTATCGATAATTCCGATTTAATCTTATTAACATGTATATTAGCTTCTCCTGTCGTTGTATCTCTTGCGGTTACTTTCTATGTTTATGATCTCTCAGATCTATATGAATTGAATTGGTTAGAAAATAAAAATATTACAGAAAATTCAAAAATACTCATTGTGCATGCTGGATTGGATGAAATATCCCAATCTATAGAAAAAAAGTTTCCGGAAGCTATTGTTGAAGTATGTGACTTTTATGATCCAAACCTACATACTGAAATTTCCATTCGAAGAGCAAGAAAGAGATACCCGCCTAATCCAAAAACTATTTCAATTTCATCAAGAAATATACCTTTTTCCAATCAATCAATGGATGTGATTCTAGTTTTTCTTTCGGCTCATGAGATTAGAAACAACAAAGAAAGAATTGATTTCCTAATGGAATTGAGAAGAGTATTGAAACGTGATGGAAGAATTTACCTTACTGAGCATCTTCGCGATATTCCGAACTTCATTGCATATACGATTGGATTTTTGCATTTTCATTCAAGAGATACTTGGAGGAATAATTTTTTAACTAGCGATCTATCCTTGATTCAAGAAATCAAAAATACAATTTTTATTTCGACTTTTATTTTAGGTAAAAATGCAAACTAA
- a CDS encoding PilZ domain-containing protein — protein MAIGRSDSLQELITLMETMFTETIIGSDINLVKHLFYYLKADGREFDFVYSDKESLAMVDDIFMDSMNLVIPEFEEEGHRRARIRFEIMNILYQFEVIIQDVHGTVVTIKIPHELQSMQLRQNKRLPVDDLFMNFIILFRSLSGGTRAVGKNLYAERRFPFLMKEIRKDKPNLQLINVMLSDYIKTVSKDFEIVIYSQANEPNEDEQFIREILKNSEKSIYIGDCNKLENYFEPLEDESLTNYYNEFIRMEMSTSSEEAIEFFKQKQKKENRQFLVSYIYTPIRIYDEAVGYIKVYATAMDRFSITPAQAIFIHELAEIANYAFTKVAIQVSSYENYTHSTQIIDISMDGLLFETQNRKLFNYLKRHNIIKMNIPLNSEIILMIRGEIVRFIEREDCFHIGVNFFDSAPDDMLHLENYLYEKSMNILSE, from the coding sequence ATGGCAATAGGTCGATCGGATTCGTTACAAGAACTCATCACATTGATGGAGACAATGTTTACGGAGACTATCATCGGAAGTGACATAAATCTTGTAAAACATCTATTCTATTATCTAAAAGCAGATGGAAGAGAATTCGATTTCGTTTATAGCGATAAGGAATCCCTTGCCATGGTTGATGATATCTTTATGGACTCAATGAATCTTGTAATTCCTGAGTTCGAAGAGGAAGGACATAGGCGGGCGCGAATTCGATTCGAAATAATGAACATTTTGTACCAATTCGAAGTGATCATACAAGATGTTCATGGCACAGTCGTGACCATTAAGATTCCACATGAACTTCAATCAATGCAACTTCGGCAGAATAAAAGACTTCCTGTGGACGATTTGTTTATGAATTTTATCATTTTGTTTCGTTCATTATCTGGTGGAACTCGAGCTGTTGGTAAAAACCTATATGCTGAACGAAGATTTCCATTCTTAATGAAAGAGATTCGTAAGGATAAACCAAATCTTCAGCTCATCAATGTTATGTTATCCGATTATATCAAAACAGTTTCTAAAGATTTCGAAATTGTTATTTACTCTCAAGCAAATGAACCAAATGAAGATGAGCAGTTTATCCGCGAAATTCTTAAGAATTCTGAAAAATCGATTTACATTGGTGATTGCAATAAACTAGAAAATTACTTTGAACCATTAGAAGATGAATCCTTAACCAATTACTATAATGAATTCATTCGAATGGAAATGTCGACATCAAGTGAAGAAGCTATAGAATTTTTCAAGCAGAAGCAAAAGAAAGAAAATCGCCAATTTCTAGTAAGTTATATCTATACTCCGATTCGCATCTATGATGAAGCAGTTGGATATATAAAAGTATATGCCACTGCTATGGATAGATTTTCCATTACTCCAGCTCAGGCGATTTTTATACATGAACTTGCAGAAATTGCAAATTATGCCTTTACTAAAGTTGCAATCCAAGTTAGTTCTTATGAAAACTATACTCACTCTACTCAGATTATTGACATTTCCATGGACGGACTTTTGTTTGAAACACAGAATCGTAAATTATTCAATTATCTTAAACGCCATAATATTATAAAAATGAACATCCCTCTAAATTCCGAAATAATTCTAATGATTAGGGGAGAAATCGTGAGATTTATTGAGAGAGAAGATTGCTTTCATATTGGTGTGAACTTTTTTGATTCTGCACCAGATGACATGTTGCATCTAGAGAATTATTTATATGAAAAAAGCATGAATATTTTGTCTGAATAG
- a CDS encoding DoxX-like family protein has translation MINGVYCKICNFVPRHQEIVSRILGETVARPITVLIGFGEMILAICFLAKWHHRMIIWLQILLVLTMNTIEFILARDLLLFGGYNFIFASIFIIMLIYYDILLSRESEKYN, from the coding sequence ATGATCAATGGTGTATATTGTAAAATTTGCAATTTTGTACCAAGGCACCAAGAGATCGTTTCTCGAATCTTGGGCGAAACTGTTGCGAGACCTATTACTGTTCTGATAGGTTTCGGTGAAATGATCTTGGCTATATGTTTTCTTGCCAAATGGCACCATCGAATGATCATTTGGTTGCAGATTCTATTGGTGTTAACGATGAATACGATTGAATTCATACTAGCTCGAGACTTACTTCTTTTTGGCGGATACAATTTTATTTTTGCTTCTATTTTCATTATAATGTTAATTTATTATGATATATTGTTATCTCGTGAATCAGAAAAATATAATTAG
- a CDS encoding MFS transporter, with protein MFRKFANLFKPAPAIPRLPQDEIDAKYPKFRWQILESTFIGYSVFYLVRNNFPLVSKEIGQALSYSKEQIGDILAVTAIAYGIGKFLMGALSDRSNPRIFMPFGLLLTAGLNFCFGFSENYHMHLLLWTLNGLVQGMGWPPCGRSLGHWYSLKERGTVFAFWNISHNVGGGLVGIIAAYSASFFGWQYAFFIPGIICVFASVYLFARLRDTPQSVGLPSIEEYRNDFPAPENDPLLGEISPVDPANAEKELTSYDLIVENVLKNKIIWIFAIANLFVYMVRYSLLDWGPTYLKEIKGATLTSGGASTFIYEFAGIGSTLLMGWVSDKTGGRRGMVSLLCLIPILFAFVGIIVTPPGFLWIDLTLFAVIGFFIYPPVMLLGVAALDFTSKKAVGTAAGFIGLFGYVFGRTIQAKAIGYLSEHYSWSIALWFIFFSCIGAILLLSFTWRLKPKS; from the coding sequence ATGTTTCGGAAGTTCGCCAATCTTTTCAAGCCTGCCCCTGCCATTCCACGCCTTCCCCAAGACGAGATCGACGCAAAATATCCGAAGTTTCGATGGCAGATTCTAGAATCTACTTTCATCGGGTATTCAGTTTTCTATTTAGTAAGAAATAACTTTCCTCTTGTTTCCAAAGAAATTGGACAGGCATTGTCCTATTCTAAAGAACAAATCGGCGATATATTAGCGGTTACAGCAATTGCTTATGGAATCGGTAAATTTCTAATGGGTGCTTTGAGTGATCGCTCCAATCCAAGAATTTTTATGCCATTTGGTTTGCTTCTTACTGCAGGATTGAATTTTTGTTTTGGATTTTCTGAGAACTATCATATGCATCTCTTGCTTTGGACTCTCAATGGATTAGTGCAAGGTATGGGATGGCCTCCTTGTGGAAGATCTCTAGGTCATTGGTACAGCCTCAAAGAACGAGGAACAGTATTCGCTTTTTGGAATATTTCACATAACGTTGGTGGTGGACTCGTCGGAATCATTGCTGCCTACTCCGCTTCATTTTTTGGATGGCAATATGCTTTTTTTATTCCAGGGATAATTTGTGTATTTGCTTCGGTATATTTATTTGCACGACTAAGAGATACTCCTCAATCAGTTGGACTTCCTTCTATTGAAGAATATCGCAACGATTTTCCGGCTCCCGAGAACGATCCTCTGTTAGGTGAAATTAGTCCAGTCGATCCAGCTAATGCAGAGAAGGAATTAACTTCCTATGATCTAATAGTAGAAAACGTCTTGAAGAACAAAATCATTTGGATCTTTGCGATTGCAAATCTATTTGTATACATGGTTCGCTATAGCCTACTTGATTGGGGACCAACTTATCTAAAAGAGATCAAAGGAGCAACACTTACTAGCGGTGGAGCTTCAACTTTTATCTATGAATTCGCAGGCATTGGATCCACACTTCTTATGGGTTGGGTCTCTGATAAAACAGGCGGAAGGCGGGGCATGGTAAGTTTATTATGTTTAATTCCAATTTTATTTGCTTTTGTTGGAATTATTGTAACACCACCTGGATTTCTATGGATTGATCTTACACTGTTCGCAGTTATTGGATTTTTTATCTATCCTCCAGTAATGCTACTTGGAGTTGCTGCTTTAGATTTTACATCCAAAAAGGCCGTGGGGACTGCAGCCGGTTTTATCGGACTCTTTGGTTATGTTTTTGGAAGAACGATTCAAGCGAAAGCAATTGGCTATTTATCGGAACATTACTCATGGTCTATTGCGCTATGGTTTATTTTCTTTTCTTGCATAGGAGCAATTCTATTACTTTCGTTTACGTGGCGACTCAAACCAAAAAGCTAA
- a CDS encoding DMT family protein translates to MITIILLLLSNIFMTFAWYGHLKFMKNDKLWVVILVSWGIALFEYSLMVPANRIGFTTYKFQGFQLKILQEMITISVFIVFAIFVLGERIRWNYIVSFALLMLAGYFAFAFNTAKDS, encoded by the coding sequence ATGATCACAATCATTCTACTTTTGCTTTCCAATATCTTTATGACCTTTGCTTGGTACGGTCATCTCAAGTTCATGAAAAATGACAAGTTATGGGTTGTTATATTAGTTTCTTGGGGAATTGCTTTATTCGAATATAGCTTAATGGTTCCCGCCAATCGAATTGGTTTTACGACTTATAAATTCCAAGGCTTCCAATTGAAAATCTTACAAGAAATGATCACGATCTCAGTGTTTATTGTATTCGCAATTTTCGTTCTAGGAGAGAGGATTCGTTGGAATTATATTGTGAGTTTTGCATTGCTTATGCTTGCTGGATACTTTGCGTTTGCTTTCAATACTGCTAAAGATTCTTAG
- a CDS encoding tetratricopeptide repeat protein produces the protein MKRLIRIIIVILFFESTQNFAQSYGEELVFAFRKQDRTEAERMVVVGEVVSIEKAEILESSAMTDMNLDTRPDNVVVKVLNSKDLRVGQILYLIEKDPDHRKFRNGNIVGEIKVRSIFDTTFFGRQLRGEGYTRLIENRPMTVVRPLESIQTEDALLTKKRGDSLAERDQIALAMQQYKKSISLDHKLADGHYALGLIHRKEGKDWKVSTLGEYSLAWKYKENFSDLRERISFYHSYLSVLRESIEDPDTNKLRRLDMINRIIEITADSEKLIGKTFETYTYSAWANYKKYLETNDKTRNQFYEKAVSYIALASKYSRDSLFYHATSIEILSEDLRGWTRGKPITNDIATAMNKIRTHGRTYLTINPPGKEVPIQIIDILEIIE, from the coding sequence TTGAAAAGATTAATTCGCATAATTATAGTTATATTATTTTTTGAATCAACCCAGAACTTCGCCCAATCTTACGGTGAAGAATTGGTTTTTGCTTTTCGAAAGCAAGATCGAACCGAAGCAGAGCGAATGGTCGTAGTTGGAGAAGTGGTTTCTATTGAGAAAGCTGAGATCTTAGAGAGCTCAGCTATGACGGACATGAATCTTGATACAAGGCCGGACAATGTGGTCGTTAAAGTCTTGAATTCTAAAGATCTGCGTGTTGGACAGATTCTCTACTTAATTGAAAAAGATCCCGATCATAGAAAATTCCGAAATGGAAATATTGTTGGAGAGATCAAAGTTCGTTCCATTTTCGATACAACCTTTTTCGGTAGGCAATTGAGAGGAGAAGGATATACTCGTTTAATTGAGAACAGACCAATGACTGTCGTTCGACCATTGGAATCTATTCAAACAGAAGATGCTTTGCTTACTAAAAAGCGTGGCGACTCACTTGCCGAGAGAGACCAGATCGCACTCGCTATGCAACAGTACAAAAAGTCCATTAGTCTCGATCATAAACTTGCGGACGGACATTATGCACTCGGTTTGATTCATAGAAAAGAAGGAAAAGATTGGAAGGTCTCAACTCTTGGTGAATACTCCCTTGCTTGGAAATACAAAGAGAACTTTTCTGATCTTCGAGAGAGAATTTCTTTCTACCATAGCTATCTTAGTGTATTGAGAGAATCAATCGAAGATCCGGATACCAATAAGCTGAGAAGATTGGATATGATCAATCGGATCATTGAGATTACTGCTGACAGTGAGAAATTGATTGGGAAAACTTTTGAGACTTATACATATTCTGCTTGGGCAAACTATAAAAAATATTTGGAAACGAATGATAAGACAAGAAACCAATTTTATGAAAAAGCAGTTTCATATATTGCCTTAGCATCTAAGTATTCCAGAGATTCGCTTTTTTATCATGCAACATCCATAGAAATTCTATCTGAGGATCTAAGAGGTTGGACCAGAGGCAAGCCAATCACAAATGATATCGCGACTGCAATGAACAAAATTCGAACACATGGAAGAACTTATCTAACCATCAATCCGCCTGGCAAAGAAGTTCCTATTCAAATCATTGATATATTAGAAATTATTGAATAG
- a CDS encoding SIR2 family NAD-dependent protein deacylase — translation MVAIKYEKFKPNSRIAVLTGAGISAESGIPTFRGEGGLWRNFSFEELATPAAFQKDPVLVWEWYNMRRDICGQSEPNPGHEAIAELESIFSEFHLFTQNVDNLHARAGSKKITELHGNIFIGRCLGCNKLTPLPISNKISNKNSIQNLNENEGPPICDGCSNMLRPHILWFGESYDTQMLDQAAEFLSKSDIIFVIGTSGNVSVPVQLANLAINNGAYSIEINPEPSSLSKRVDISIRAKSGEALPEILKKIKSSI, via the coding sequence TTGGTTGCAATCAAATATGAAAAATTTAAACCAAACAGTCGCATTGCAGTTCTGACTGGTGCTGGAATTTCTGCTGAAAGTGGGATTCCTACCTTTCGTGGCGAAGGAGGACTGTGGAGAAACTTCTCCTTCGAAGAGCTCGCAACGCCAGCTGCATTCCAGAAAGACCCAGTTCTAGTCTGGGAGTGGTACAATATGCGCAGAGATATCTGCGGACAATCTGAACCCAATCCTGGACACGAAGCAATCGCAGAATTGGAGAGTATTTTTTCTGAATTTCATTTGTTTACCCAAAATGTGGACAATCTGCACGCAAGAGCTGGATCCAAGAAAATTACGGAATTGCATGGAAATATTTTTATCGGTCGCTGCCTTGGTTGCAATAAATTGACTCCGCTTCCAATTTCAAATAAAATTTCAAATAAGAACTCAATTCAGAATTTAAACGAAAATGAAGGTCCACCTATATGCGATGGCTGTTCTAATATGCTTCGTCCACATATACTATGGTTTGGCGAAAGTTACGATACGCAAATGTTGGATCAGGCTGCAGAATTTCTTTCCAAATCAGATATAATATTTGTAATTGGAACATCAGGCAACGTTAGTGTTCCCGTCCAATTGGCGAATCTCGCAATCAATAATGGTGCCTATTCAATTGAGATCAATCCAGAACCTTCTTCTCTTTCAAAACGAGTTGATATAAGTATTCGAGCGAAATCAGGTGAGGCTCTTCCCGAAATTTTAAAAAAAATCAAATCCAGTATCTAA
- a CDS encoding aminotransferase class I/II-fold pyridoxal phosphate-dependent enzyme has protein sequence MSSRIYENLENELNKRKEKNLFRSLKTSSGIDFCSNDYLGLSRDVRIAEALTEGIHLYGNGSTASRLVRGHLPVYENFENSFNRLVESNASLFVANGFTANLGLLDAIANLKTVIFTDRLNHASILDGIRLSGAKKVYYNHLDLDHLRSQLEKHKSSDQKIIVSETIFSMDGDHPNLEKLVELKKEFDAILILDETHAFGVYGQSGAGLAMDPRFLSPSLVKEIDFRIFTMGKSLGLEGGIIACSNPNAKDYLINCMRGFVFSTAPMPCLLHAGIKALEIVSTMDLERSLIEEYSVCLRKNLSDKNYDIGASSSQIIPVILNSENETLEISYKAQNLGYDLRAIRPPTVPTPRLRISIHSDRTWDELKGLADLL, from the coding sequence TTGTCTAGTCGAATTTATGAAAATCTTGAAAACGAATTGAATAAACGGAAAGAAAAAAATCTTTTTCGTAGTTTGAAGACATCTTCTGGAATTGACTTTTGTTCCAATGATTATCTTGGGCTATCTCGAGATGTTCGGATTGCTGAGGCTCTGACCGAAGGCATCCATCTCTATGGCAATGGATCGACTGCTTCTCGTTTGGTACGAGGACACTTGCCTGTGTATGAGAATTTTGAAAATTCCTTCAATAGATTGGTTGAGTCCAATGCTAGTCTTTTTGTAGCCAACGGATTTACTGCGAATCTAGGTCTGTTAGATGCGATTGCAAATTTAAAAACTGTAATTTTTACAGATCGTCTCAATCATGCATCTATTCTTGACGGAATAAGATTGTCAGGTGCAAAAAAAGTATATTACAATCATTTAGATCTTGATCATCTGCGCTCTCAGTTGGAAAAGCATAAATCCTCTGATCAGAAAATCATTGTTAGTGAAACAATTTTTAGCATGGATGGAGATCATCCGAATCTTGAGAAATTAGTTGAACTAAAGAAAGAATTTGATGCAATACTTATTTTGGATGAGACCCATGCTTTTGGAGTGTATGGACAATCTGGAGCTGGACTTGCAATGGATCCTCGATTCCTGAGTCCGAGCTTAGTAAAAGAGATAGATTTTCGAATCTTTACAATGGGTAAATCCTTAGGTCTTGAAGGTGGCATCATTGCCTGCAGTAATCCGAACGCTAAAGACTATCTAATCAATTGCATGCGAGGTTTTGTGTTCTCTACTGCCCCGATGCCTTGCCTCCTTCATGCTGGAATCAAGGCTTTAGAAATTGTATCTACAATGGATCTTGAGCGTTCATTGATAGAAGAATATTCCGTTTGTTTAAGAAAAAATTTATCAGATAAAAACTATGATATAGGTGCTTCGTCCTCACAAATCATTCCTGTAATTTTGAATTCAGAAAATGAGACACTGGAAATTTCTTACAAAGCTCAAAACCTAGGTTACGACTTGCGTGCAATTCGTCCACCAACTGTACCTACACCAAGGCTAAGAATTAGCATTCATTCTGATAGAACCTGGGATGAGTTAAAGGGGCTCGCAGACCTATTGTGA
- a CDS encoding type I phosphomannose isomerase catalytic subunit has product MPAILSFEPIYKDKIWGGNKISSILGRKTPEGNIGESWEISDYEEDRSIIQTGIWKGRDFRSIYKMYPREVLGDGFEGLPFPLLVKIIDAKEKLSVQVHPSDEYARKNDPKNAGKKEAWIVMQADPDSNLVVGFAKDTDKKTYKALVESNDAESILRKIPVKPGDSFILEPGTVHAIGAGVLLLEIQQSSDSTYRVYDYGRPRELHLERALDVLSFKASKDKERMLYKESSFAGAGILSSLTENDKFRIFILDVKKDNDYDPEDYILPVITKKPRFHIYSMLDGSIELASGEKFHRGDNFLVTAHGTTKEQIFKITSKEPVKLTISTVGTDWD; this is encoded by the coding sequence ATCCCAGCAATTCTAAGTTTCGAACCCATATACAAAGATAAAATCTGGGGTGGCAATAAAATCAGCAGTATTCTGGGTCGCAAAACGCCCGAGGGAAATATTGGTGAGTCTTGGGAGATTTCTGACTACGAAGAGGATCGCTCTATCATTCAAACTGGAATTTGGAAAGGAAGAGATTTCCGAAGTATTTATAAAATGTATCCAAGAGAAGTATTGGGAGACGGCTTTGAAGGTTTGCCGTTTCCATTACTGGTAAAAATCATTGATGCCAAGGAGAAACTCTCCGTACAAGTTCACCCGAGCGATGAATATGCACGGAAGAATGATCCTAAGAATGCCGGCAAAAAAGAAGCATGGATCGTAATGCAGGCTGATCCTGATTCAAATTTGGTTGTAGGTTTTGCAAAGGATACTGATAAGAAAACATACAAGGCTCTAGTTGAATCCAATGATGCTGAATCAATTCTTCGTAAAATTCCTGTTAAACCTGGAGATAGTTTTATCCTAGAGCCAGGCACAGTTCATGCTATTGGAGCAGGAGTTTTGTTACTCGAGATCCAGCAATCTTCCGATTCTACTTACCGAGTATATGACTACGGAAGACCTCGAGAGTTACATCTTGAACGCGCTCTAGATGTTCTTAGTTTTAAAGCTTCTAAAGATAAAGAAAGAATGTTGTACAAGGAATCTAGTTTTGCAGGTGCTGGAATTCTTTCTTCGCTAACAGAAAATGATAAATTTCGGATATTTATTTTGGATGTAAAAAAGGATAATGACTATGATCCAGAAGATTATATCTTACCTGTCATCACGAAAAAGCCAAGATTCCATATCTATTCTATGTTAGATGGTTCAATAGAACTTGCTTCTGGAGAAAAATTTCACCGAGGCGATAATTTTCTCGTAACTGCACATGGAACGACAAAGGAACAGATTTTCAAAATCACAAGCAAAGAACCAGTAAAACTAACAATCTCAACCGTAGGAACAGATTGGGATTAA
- a CDS encoding DUF2071 domain-containing protein, which produces MLDFLKNHPFPIAADFDHSIVLTFAIPLEELEPFVPKPLTIDSYQNKYGFLAIAMVKTRNLRYKGLPRFMGNDFYLIGYRIFVKYKNLEAKNRRGLYILKSETNRKKMEFLGNIFTHYNYSTRDIQESQYTKSWSDTSHHHDLQLRSKVDKSIEIRSLQSQFHIIIYKTKDDMVELPKNSPFPNWQEARKFAGPMPFTFSMIPNSRKIVIIEGVRENWKPKPIHVERYDIDFLTQKQFKSSVLANAFIIEDVSYHWKKGIVETW; this is translated from the coding sequence ATGTTAGATTTTTTAAAAAATCATCCATTTCCCATAGCGGCAGATTTTGATCACTCAATTGTTTTAACTTTTGCAATCCCACTAGAAGAGCTTGAACCATTCGTCCCAAAACCACTTACGATAGACAGTTATCAAAATAAATATGGATTTCTGGCTATTGCCATGGTCAAGACTCGTAACTTAAGATATAAAGGTTTACCGAGATTTATGGGAAATGATTTCTATTTGATTGGTTATCGGATTTTTGTAAAATATAAAAACTTAGAAGCCAAGAATAGACGCGGACTATACATTTTAAAATCAGAAACCAATCGCAAAAAAATGGAATTTTTGGGAAATATTTTTACTCATTACAATTATTCTACAAGAGATATTCAAGAATCGCAATATACTAAATCTTGGTCTGATACTAGCCATCATCATGATTTACAGCTGCGATCGAAAGTTGATAAAAGTATAGAGATCCGATCTCTTCAGTCCCAATTCCATATTATCATATACAAAACAAAGGATGATATGGTTGAGCTTCCAAAAAATTCGCCTTTTCCCAATTGGCAGGAAGCTAGAAAATTTGCAGGTCCCATGCCATTTACTTTTTCTATGATCCCTAATTCGAGGAAAATTGTAATCATTGAAGGTGTTCGTGAAAATTGGAAACCAAAACCAATTCATGTCGAGCGATATGATATAGATTTTCTAACCCAAAAACAATTTAAATCGTCAGTCCTAGCCAATGCCTTCATTATCGAAGATGTATCATACCATTGGAAAAAAGGAATCGTAGAAACATGGTAG